A window of the Rhizobium brockwellii genome harbors these coding sequences:
- a CDS encoding spike base protein, RCAP_Rcc01079 family, with amino-acid sequence MDPSIAPASRAAVVTPNDTAIVGARALYIGTAGDVAIAPRRDMDPVIFKSVPAGTILPVHAAIVALTGTTASNIVALF; translated from the coding sequence ATGGACCCTTCGATTGCTCCGGCCTCGCGGGCCGCAGTGGTAACGCCGAACGATACCGCCATTGTCGGTGCGCGCGCGCTTTATATCGGCACGGCGGGCGATGTGGCCATTGCGCCGCGTCGGGACATGGATCCTGTGATCTTCAAGAGCGTGCCGGCCGGGACGATCCTGCCGGTTCACGCCGCCATCGTGGCGCTGACCGGGACCACGGCATCCAACATCGTCGCGCTGTTCTAG
- a CDS encoding phage major capsid protein, translating into MPISPNLSEIVTTTLRNRSGTVADDVTKNNGLLTRLNSRGRKKPISGGRTIVQELQYQENGSFKRYSGYDILNVQPSDVITAAEYDLKQAAVAVSMSGLEQLQNSGEDAILDLLEQRIENAETTLKNNIALDCYSDGTADGGRQIGGLQLLVSTSPTSGTVGGISRATWGFWRNQKFSASADGGAAASNANIQSYMNRLYMSCVRGSDAPDLVVADNNFFRLYWESLQAIQRITSADKGMAGFQSLQYMGADVIFDGGFGGGAPLNQMFFLNTKYLFYRPHRDRDMAPIGDERMNTNQDAFVQLMGFAGNLTMNNAFLQGVLFA; encoded by the coding sequence ATGCCCATTTCGCCCAACCTTTCTGAAATCGTGACCACGACGCTGCGCAACCGCAGCGGCACGGTCGCCGACGACGTGACGAAGAACAATGGTCTTCTCACCCGTCTGAACAGCCGCGGCCGCAAGAAGCCCATCTCCGGCGGCCGCACCATCGTGCAGGAACTGCAATATCAAGAAAATGGCAGCTTCAAGCGCTATTCCGGCTACGATATCCTGAACGTCCAGCCCTCCGACGTCATCACCGCTGCCGAATACGACCTCAAGCAGGCGGCGGTGGCCGTCTCGATGTCGGGCCTCGAACAGCTGCAGAATTCCGGCGAGGATGCGATCCTCGATCTGCTTGAGCAGCGCATCGAAAACGCCGAAACGACGCTGAAGAACAACATCGCGCTCGACTGCTATTCCGATGGCACGGCCGATGGCGGGCGTCAGATCGGCGGCCTGCAGCTACTGGTCTCGACCTCGCCGACATCAGGCACCGTCGGCGGCATCTCGCGCGCCACCTGGGGTTTCTGGCGCAACCAGAAATTCTCGGCCTCGGCCGATGGCGGTGCCGCCGCCTCGAATGCCAACATCCAGAGCTACATGAACCGGCTCTATATGTCCTGCGTTCGCGGCTCCGACGCGCCCGATCTTGTCGTCGCCGACAACAACTTCTTCCGCCTCTACTGGGAATCGCTGCAGGCGATCCAGCGCATCACCTCGGCGGACAAGGGCATGGCCGGCTTCCAGTCGCTGCAATACATGGGCGCCGACGTGATCTTCGACGGCGGCTTCGGCGGCGGTGCGCCTCTCAACCAGATGTTCTTCCTGAACACCAAGTACCTGTTCTATCGCCCGCACCGCGACCGCGACATGGCCCCGATCGGCGACGAGCGCATGAACACCAACCAGGATGCCTTCGTGCAACTGATGGGCTTTGCCGGCAACCTCACCATGAACAACGCCTTCCTGCAGGGCGTGTTGTTCGCCTGA
- a CDS encoding phage adaptor protein yields MSLLTIIQNVCAEIDLDPPTAVMSSADPQIMQLRILSTRAGRDLMREHDWSALMVQRQFVTTGANPEPAEPPADWDRFAANSKIWNASRLWQLNGPVEPQTWQRNIILNSNPVPQIWRMAGGKLDIHPNAAGETMAYEYISGFWVALNGEATYAANWAGDTDTARFPEDLLELSLIWRWKRAKGLDYGEEIASFERSKEAAIGADRAAAPVDLSLPGRGQAPENYWPGTITVQNP; encoded by the coding sequence ATGTCGCTCTTGACTATCATTCAGAATGTCTGCGCGGAAATCGACCTCGATCCGCCGACGGCCGTCATGTCCTCGGCGGATCCGCAGATCATGCAGCTGCGCATCCTTTCCACCCGCGCCGGGCGCGACCTGATGCGTGAGCACGACTGGTCGGCGCTGATGGTGCAGCGGCAATTCGTAACGACCGGCGCCAACCCCGAGCCGGCCGAGCCGCCCGCCGACTGGGACCGTTTCGCCGCCAATTCGAAGATCTGGAACGCCTCGCGCCTCTGGCAGCTCAATGGCCCGGTGGAGCCGCAGACGTGGCAGCGCAATATCATCCTCAATTCGAACCCGGTGCCGCAGATCTGGCGCATGGCCGGCGGCAAGCTTGACATCCACCCGAATGCTGCAGGCGAGACGATGGCTTACGAGTATATTTCCGGCTTCTGGGTGGCGCTGAATGGCGAGGCGACCTATGCCGCCAATTGGGCCGGCGACACCGATACCGCCCGTTTCCCTGAAGACCTTCTCGAGCTCTCGCTGATCTGGCGCTGGAAGCGGGCCAAGGGCCTCGACTATGGCGAGGAGATCGCCAGCTTCGAGCGATCCAAGGAAGCCGCGATCGGCGCCGATCGGGCGGCAGCGCCCGTCGACCTCTCGCTGCCGGGCAGGGGCCAGGCGCCCGAGAATTATTGGCCCGGCACCATCACGGTCCAAAATCCATGA
- a CDS encoding GNAT family N-acetyltransferase, translating into MIVSEPREEIAAWVGNRIGVAFHPPYTTLAHIDRGRIIAGFVFNVWTEHDVEVSLAADRLTLTLMRSVFRYVVHQLGCRRATARTRADNAESQRVLMRLGARLEGCQQAYFGDCDALLYAIMKEDFPYGLHAEGPKGA; encoded by the coding sequence TTGATCGTCTCCGAACCGCGCGAGGAGATCGCGGCCTGGGTCGGCAACAGGATCGGCGTGGCCTTTCACCCGCCTTACACCACGCTCGCCCATATCGACCGCGGCCGGATCATCGCCGGCTTCGTCTTCAACGTCTGGACCGAGCATGATGTCGAGGTCTCGCTCGCCGCCGATCGGCTGACGCTGACGCTGATGCGATCGGTCTTTCGCTATGTCGTGCACCAACTCGGCTGCCGCCGCGCAACCGCAAGAACCCGCGCCGACAATGCCGAATCCCAACGGGTTCTCATGCGGCTCGGCGCCCGCCTGGAAGGCTGCCAGCAGGCCTATTTCGGCGACTGCGACGCGCTGCTTTACGCAATCATGAAAGAGGATTTTCCCTATGGTCTCCACGCCGAAGGCCCCAAAGGCGCCTGA
- a CDS encoding tail fiber domain-containing protein: MVSTPKAPKAPDPTQTAAAQTATNVDTAIANAGLSHTNQYTPDGSLEYKVSGYQTMTDQTGKTYQLPTYSAYQTYSPENQAIYDQTQQTQLGLAKLANDQTGKISGVLGTNVDLSAGNVDKYVNDHWQSGFNNQWDRDQASLDQSLADKGISMGSAAYDNALRDFSTRKQAASDQYLGDMYSNAQNSILTERNQPLNEISALMSGSQVHQPSYVNTPTTQLPTVDQAGLINENYNQQMGLYDRQVAQSNAAMGGLFGLGGSLLGGWAKSDRRLKEDIRRVGMLDNGLPVYAFRYKEGGPTQIGLMSDDVRTMHPDAVFEHADGFDRVDYGRAVG; the protein is encoded by the coding sequence ATGGTCTCCACGCCGAAGGCCCCAAAGGCGCCTGATCCGACACAAACCGCAGCGGCGCAGACGGCCACCAACGTCGACACCGCCATCGCCAATGCGGGGCTGAGCCACACCAACCAGTACACGCCTGACGGTTCGCTGGAATACAAGGTCAGCGGCTACCAGACGATGACCGACCAGACCGGCAAGACCTATCAGCTGCCGACCTATTCGGCCTATCAGACCTATTCGCCCGAGAACCAGGCGATCTACGACCAGACGCAGCAGACGCAGCTCGGCCTTGCCAAGCTTGCCAACGACCAGACCGGCAAGATCTCGGGCGTGCTCGGCACCAATGTCGATCTCAGCGCCGGCAATGTCGACAAATATGTCAACGATCACTGGCAGTCCGGCTTCAACAACCAGTGGGATCGCGATCAGGCGAGCCTCGATCAGAGCCTTGCCGACAAGGGCATCTCGATGGGCTCGGCCGCCTATGACAATGCGCTGCGCGATTTTTCGACGCGCAAGCAGGCCGCATCCGACCAGTATCTCGGCGACATGTATTCGAATGCCCAGAACTCGATCCTGACCGAGCGAAACCAGCCGCTGAACGAGATTTCCGCGCTGATGTCGGGATCGCAGGTCCACCAGCCAAGCTATGTCAACACGCCGACGACGCAACTGCCGACCGTCGACCAGGCCGGGCTGATCAACGAGAACTACAATCAGCAGATGGGCCTCTACGACCGGCAGGTCGCACAGTCGAACGCGGCGATGGGCGGCCTCTTCGGCCTCGGCGGCTCGCTGCTCGGCGGCTGGGCGAAGTCCGACCGGCGGCTGAAGGAAGACATCAGGCGCGTCGGGATGCTCGACAACGGCCTGCCGGTCTACGCCTTCCGCTACAAGGAAGGCGGCCCGACCCAGATCGGCCTGATGTCCGACGATGTGCGCACGATGCATCCGGACGCGGTGTTCGAACACGCAGACGGTTTCGACCGCGTCGATTACGGAAGGGCGGTGGGCTGA
- a CDS encoding phage tail tip lysozyme: MSLKSFISGGNTGKTQGEISDQRKRLAQAMLEQGMESGPVQSPWQGAARLVQALMGGLAIRRQEQQASGDGSGAPAGEPGDFPFAPLPDNGPVPPERPNLDLLMTTDDRGGQPMGPAAQPGAGLFAPLPDNGPIPTPRPYRDPMVTTGDRRQQPMAGGQPPQFPLEHFGDPVAPPANPPIPTPRPYRDPMVTTDYRREQPMAADQPGDESFAPLPDNGPIPSPRPGYRDPQVTTDERRQQPAAPVPGGGGAGSANDGAELQTILSDPVRSANLPAGMRNNNPANLKYVGQHGPGIIGPSENTDQGDPQVVYATPEAGMRHNVWQIMRKYRKGMLTPNQMIAGASGWTPKSFTAAANIARSMGIDPDDDLRLTDPAMAKKFVRALITQEQGTSGALYPDSMIEAAIAAQSKDAVASVPVPTPRPEYPDPQMTTDERRQQPATAPTQPGDDPFAPPGNVPIPTPRPSRRDRQATRGTPSQQPVDADVFNGFMDTVKNGYKQRDGSTIQVTNPYGLAAIASTGQSESQFSTKRANSSWSDPSGSGKPGTSGGIMSWRNTRLQKLYNFAAQKGEDVGAISPQTQAEFFLQEDPRLIARLNAAQSLEEAQRLMNRAWQFDGYDEPGNKEVADRLATARSFMPQYQTEGGADPFALPDNLPIPTPGPGPRGRQETMNQGRGPAASQAAGKADALVRALLARQQSGLW, from the coding sequence ATGTCATTAAAGTCATTCATATCAGGCGGCAATACCGGCAAGACACAGGGCGAGATTAGCGACCAGCGCAAGCGGTTGGCCCAAGCTATGCTGGAGCAGGGCATGGAGTCGGGTCCCGTACAATCCCCCTGGCAAGGGGCTGCGCGTCTTGTCCAGGCACTGATGGGCGGACTGGCGATCCGCCGGCAGGAGCAGCAGGCAAGCGGCGACGGTAGCGGGGCGCCGGCTGGCGAACCAGGCGACTTTCCCTTCGCGCCGCTGCCCGACAACGGGCCCGTTCCGCCGGAAAGACCCAATCTCGACCTGCTGATGACGACGGACGATCGCGGCGGACAGCCCATGGGCCCGGCCGCCCAGCCGGGCGCCGGTCTCTTCGCGCCGCTGCCCGACAACGGACCCATTCCGACGCCGAGGCCCTATCGCGACCCGATGGTCACGACGGGTGATCGCCGACAACAGCCTATGGCGGGCGGTCAGCCGCCGCAGTTTCCGTTGGAGCACTTCGGCGATCCCGTCGCGCCGCCTGCCAACCCGCCCATTCCGACGCCGCGCCCCTATCGCGATCCGATGGTCACGACCGACTATCGCCGCGAGCAGCCGATGGCGGCCGATCAGCCGGGCGACGAGAGCTTCGCTCCGCTGCCTGACAACGGCCCCATTCCTTCGCCGAGACCTGGATATCGCGACCCGCAGGTGACGACGGACGAACGCCGCCAACAGCCCGCGGCGCCGGTTCCTGGTGGCGGCGGCGCCGGATCCGCAAACGACGGGGCAGAGCTTCAAACGATTCTGTCCGATCCTGTTCGTAGCGCCAACCTGCCGGCCGGCATGCGCAACAACAATCCCGCCAATCTCAAATATGTCGGGCAGCATGGGCCAGGAATCATCGGCCCTTCCGAGAACACCGACCAGGGCGATCCGCAGGTCGTCTATGCCACGCCGGAGGCGGGCATGCGGCACAATGTCTGGCAGATCATGAGGAAGTATCGAAAAGGCATGCTGACCCCGAATCAGATGATCGCTGGAGCCAGCGGATGGACGCCTAAGTCTTTCACGGCGGCTGCCAACATTGCGCGATCGATGGGCATCGACCCTGACGACGATCTCCGGCTGACCGACCCCGCAATGGCAAAGAAGTTTGTTCGCGCCCTCATCACTCAGGAGCAGGGAACATCGGGTGCTCTTTATCCGGACAGCATGATTGAAGCGGCAATCGCTGCACAGTCCAAGGATGCAGTTGCCAGCGTGCCCGTTCCCACCCCGAGGCCGGAATATCCCGATCCGCAGATGACGACGGATGAGCGCCGCCAGCAGCCCGCGACGGCGCCCACGCAGCCCGGCGACGATCCCTTCGCTCCGCCCGGCAACGTGCCCATTCCCACACCGAGACCCAGCCGCCGCGACCGGCAGGCGACAAGGGGCACCCCCAGCCAGCAACCCGTCGACGCCGATGTCTTCAACGGCTTCATGGACACGGTGAAGAACGGCTATAAGCAGCGGGATGGATCGACCATCCAGGTGACCAACCCTTATGGTCTGGCGGCCATCGCCTCGACGGGCCAGTCCGAAAGCCAGTTCTCGACCAAAAGAGCCAACAGCTCCTGGTCCGACCCGAGCGGAAGCGGAAAGCCGGGCACCTCGGGCGGCATCATGTCGTGGCGTAATACTCGCCTGCAGAAGCTCTATAACTTTGCGGCTCAGAAGGGCGAAGATGTGGGCGCGATCAGTCCACAGACGCAGGCCGAGTTCTTCCTGCAGGAGGACCCCCGGCTGATCGCCAGGCTGAATGCCGCTCAATCGCTGGAAGAGGCGCAGCGCCTCATGAACAGAGCCTGGCAATTTGACGGTTACGATGAGCCGGGGAACAAGGAGGTCGCCGATCGTCTGGCCACAGCCAGGAGCTTTATGCCGCAGTACCAGACGGAGGGCGGCGCCGATCCGTTCGCTCTGCCTGACAATCTACCGATTCCGACGCCGGGGCCGGGGCCTCGCGGCCGGCAGGAGACGATGAACCAAGGTCGCGGGCCGGCGGCGTCACAGGCTGCCGGGAAAGCGGACGCACTCGTCCGCGCTCTGCTGGCTCGGCAGCAAAGTGGCCTCTGGTAG
- a CDS encoding acyltransferase family protein — translation MRSLPSSNRIEGLDTVRAIAALSVVFAHLLGPSMPGISRYIFTGHPAVIAFFVISGFCIHFPFRAAELSTVIFLKRRYVRIMIPTAVALILAQWVGIRAYNPLDGYILWSVVCEVIYYSLYPLFLPVSRKVGWPAMIAVSVIVSYAIVIGLGSDEYGSAQKYGPSLNWLVSLPAWLMGCYLAQTYRRGVFVGNVWLWRVATAATASILYWATINTPAGFYLTMVPFGVLACGWIISETSNAERGNAVAVLEKVGEACFSIYLMHVIAATAIERLGVASPVLVCAGSLLMIAPFYYFVEKPAHELSRSIGRRSIAKTLNSP, via the coding sequence ATGCGATCACTTCCGAGTTCAAACAGAATCGAAGGCCTTGATACCGTCAGAGCAATTGCCGCTCTGTCTGTTGTATTCGCGCATTTGCTTGGCCCTTCAATGCCTGGTATTTCACGCTACATCTTCACGGGCCACCCTGCCGTGATCGCTTTCTTTGTGATCTCAGGATTTTGCATCCACTTCCCGTTCCGAGCGGCGGAATTGTCTACTGTAATCTTTCTGAAGAGGCGGTACGTCCGGATCATGATTCCAACCGCCGTGGCGCTCATTCTCGCGCAGTGGGTCGGCATCCGCGCCTATAATCCGTTGGACGGCTATATCTTGTGGTCCGTGGTTTGCGAGGTCATTTACTATTCGCTCTATCCGCTGTTCCTTCCCGTTTCGCGGAAAGTTGGGTGGCCGGCGATGATCGCCGTCTCCGTCATCGTCTCCTACGCCATCGTTATCGGTTTAGGCTCTGATGAATATGGCAGTGCGCAGAAATACGGGCCATCTTTGAACTGGCTCGTTTCCCTGCCCGCGTGGCTCATGGGTTGCTATCTGGCGCAGACATATCGACGCGGCGTGTTTGTTGGCAACGTCTGGCTTTGGAGGGTCGCTACGGCAGCTACTGCATCCATCCTCTATTGGGCGACCATCAATACCCCTGCCGGCTTTTACCTGACGATGGTTCCCTTCGGGGTGCTGGCTTGTGGATGGATCATTTCGGAGACTTCGAACGCCGAGCGCGGCAACGCTGTTGCGGTTCTGGAGAAAGTGGGAGAGGCCTGTTTCTCCATTTACCTGATGCATGTCATTGCTGCGACAGCAATTGAGCGATTAGGAGTTGCCAGCCCGGTCCTTGTTTGTGCTGGCTCCCTTCTGATGATCGCCCCATTCTACTACTTCGTGGAAAAGCCCGCTCACGAACTTTCCCGGAGTATCGGAAGGCGATCGATCGCTAAGACGCTCAATTCACCGTAA
- a CDS encoding acyltransferase, translated as MAADKASYRNRGGILQRLVSAYKRFRYFSRAGSNLVVKLSAEFRMVKHAVLEVGSNVTIQDYSFFQLTMPEPKVFIGNNTVIGRRNIITAKNRISIGNDVLIGSDVQIIDHGHGMRRNVPIRLQKAEIGFVEIGDDVWIGAGAKILMNVTIGTGAVIGANSVVTADIPDYAIAVGSPAKVVKYRT; from the coding sequence ATGGCAGCCGATAAAGCGTCGTACCGGAATCGCGGAGGAATTCTTCAGCGTCTCGTTAGCGCCTACAAGCGATTTCGCTACTTTAGCCGCGCCGGCTCGAACCTGGTTGTCAAGCTCAGCGCCGAGTTCCGGATGGTGAAGCACGCCGTTCTTGAGGTCGGCAGCAATGTCACGATCCAAGACTATTCGTTCTTCCAACTCACGATGCCTGAGCCGAAGGTGTTCATTGGAAACAACACCGTCATCGGCCGCCGCAACATCATCACTGCCAAAAATCGCATATCCATAGGCAATGATGTGCTGATCGGTTCTGATGTCCAGATCATCGATCACGGCCACGGCATGAGGCGAAACGTACCGATCAGGCTTCAGAAGGCCGAAATCGGCTTTGTCGAAATTGGTGATGATGTCTGGATTGGTGCGGGTGCCAAAATACTGATGAACGTCACGATCGGGACCGGTGCCGTGATCGGAGCAAATTCCGTCGTCACGGCCGATATTCCCGACTATGCGATCGCCGTTGGCTCGCCGGCGAAAGTCGTCAAATACCGCACCTAA
- a CDS encoding DUF7940 domain-containing protein codes for MLVSNWRAVLKHAWSIRLMALALLFIILEPVYTFVAATWVSRNIYIQLAMSAITGLLAVAAIIARIFVQQKISGDLNGKPPAEG; via the coding sequence ATGCTCGTCTCCAACTGGCGCGCAGTGCTGAAGCACGCCTGGTCCATCCGTTTGATGGCACTGGCGCTGCTCTTCATCATCCTTGAGCCCGTCTACACCTTCGTCGCCGCCACCTGGGTGTCGCGCAACATCTACATCCAGCTCGCCATGTCGGCGATCACCGGCCTCTTGGCCGTTGCGGCGATCATCGCCCGCATCTTCGTTCAGCAGAAAATCTCAGGAGACCTGAATGGCAAACCGCCTGCAGAAGGGTAG
- a CDS encoding lysozyme, with protein sequence MANRLQKGSAAAAMAVALVGSFEGLRQNAYPDPATQGKPWTICYGSTNGVKPGDRKTVEQCRALLALELKTYAGGIESCVRVPLPDARFVALTSFAYNVGVKAACGSSAVRLINQGRTAEGCEALLKWNRAAGMVFPGLVRRRQKERQFCLEGI encoded by the coding sequence ATGGCAAACCGCCTGCAGAAGGGTAGTGCCGCCGCGGCCATGGCCGTGGCGCTCGTGGGATCGTTCGAGGGATTGCGCCAGAATGCCTATCCCGATCCGGCGACGCAGGGGAAGCCGTGGACGATCTGCTATGGCAGCACCAATGGCGTGAAGCCGGGAGACCGCAAGACGGTGGAGCAGTGCAGGGCGCTGTTGGCGCTGGAGCTCAAGACCTATGCCGGGGGCATCGAAAGCTGCGTACGCGTGCCCTTGCCGGATGCGCGTTTCGTGGCGCTGACCTCCTTTGCCTATAATGTCGGCGTCAAGGCGGCCTGCGGTTCTAGCGCGGTCAGGCTCATCAACCAGGGCAGGACGGCCGAGGGCTGCGAGGCGCTGTTGAAGTGGAACCGCGCCGCCGGCATGGTTTTTCCCGGCCTTGTCAGGCGCCGGCAGAAAGAACGCCAGTTCTGCCTCGAGGGCATCTGA